One segment of Mycolicibacterium sp. YH-1 DNA contains the following:
- a CDS encoding amidohydrolase family protein, with protein MFDLKITGGTVVDGTGSERYLADIGIKDGRIVEVHRRGAGDAGLDGDATETIDATGRIVAPGFVDIHTHYDGQVSWDSLLEPSSGHGVTTVVTGNCGVGFAPVRPGSEEWLIKLMEGVEDIPGTALTEGISWGWESYPDYLDVIGQQQFAVDVGSQVAHGAVRAYAMGDRGARNEAATPEDIAAMSRLVQEAVEAGALGFSTSRTLAHRAMDGEPVPGTFAAEDELFGLGRAMAAGGQAVFELAPQGAAGEDIVAPKKELEWMQRLGAEIDRPVSFALIQVDADPNLWREQLDISAAAHQAGSRLYPQIAARPFGMLLGFPGHHAFTHRPTFRRLKAECTLAKLAARLADPTVKAAILSEDDLPPDPAVQFDAMFALVQHSLHRLYAMGDPPDYEPTPDRTVAAIARDRGEDPLATLYDLMLESDAGSMLMLPFFNYADGNHDAIREMLTHPAGVSGLSDGGAHCGMICDASYPTFLLTHWARDRHRGEKLPLEFVIRKQCHDTAELFGLTDRGTIAVGKKADINVIDMEALTLHPPRMAYDLPAGGRRLIQGASGYVATVVSGTVTRRHGVDTGARPGRLVRGAR; from the coding sequence GTGTTCGATCTCAAAATCACCGGCGGCACCGTGGTCGACGGCACCGGTAGCGAGCGGTACCTCGCCGATATCGGCATCAAGGACGGCCGGATCGTCGAGGTGCACAGGCGCGGTGCAGGAGATGCCGGGCTGGACGGCGATGCCACCGAAACGATCGACGCGACGGGCCGGATCGTCGCACCGGGGTTCGTCGACATCCACACCCACTACGACGGTCAGGTGAGCTGGGACAGCCTGCTCGAGCCGTCCAGCGGGCACGGCGTCACCACTGTGGTGACCGGCAACTGCGGCGTGGGCTTCGCACCGGTACGACCGGGCAGCGAGGAATGGCTGATCAAGCTGATGGAGGGTGTCGAGGACATCCCGGGTACCGCGCTCACCGAGGGCATCTCGTGGGGCTGGGAGAGCTACCCCGACTACCTCGATGTCATCGGGCAACAGCAGTTCGCCGTCGACGTGGGCAGCCAGGTGGCGCACGGCGCGGTGCGCGCCTACGCGATGGGAGATCGCGGGGCCCGCAATGAGGCCGCGACACCCGAGGACATCGCGGCAATGAGCCGATTGGTGCAGGAGGCCGTCGAGGCCGGCGCGCTGGGGTTCTCCACCTCGCGCACCCTGGCCCATCGCGCGATGGACGGTGAACCCGTCCCCGGCACCTTCGCCGCCGAGGACGAACTGTTCGGACTGGGTCGCGCCATGGCGGCCGGCGGTCAGGCGGTGTTCGAACTCGCCCCGCAGGGGGCTGCGGGTGAGGACATCGTCGCACCCAAGAAGGAACTGGAGTGGATGCAGCGACTGGGCGCCGAAATCGACCGCCCCGTGTCATTCGCGCTGATCCAGGTCGACGCCGACCCCAACCTGTGGCGGGAACAACTGGACATCTCGGCGGCCGCGCACCAGGCCGGCAGCCGACTGTATCCGCAGATCGCCGCGCGACCGTTCGGCATGCTGCTCGGTTTCCCCGGGCATCACGCGTTCACCCACCGCCCCACCTTCCGGCGGTTGAAGGCCGAGTGCACCCTCGCGAAACTGGCGGCCCGGCTTGCCGACCCGACCGTCAAGGCCGCCATCCTCTCCGAGGACGATCTGCCGCCCGACCCGGCCGTGCAGTTCGACGCGATGTTCGCCCTGGTACAGCACTCGCTGCACCGGCTGTACGCCATGGGAGACCCACCCGACTACGAGCCCACGCCCGATCGCACCGTCGCGGCGATCGCGCGCGATCGGGGCGAGGACCCGCTCGCCACGCTGTATGACCTGATGCTCGAATCAGATGCCGGGTCCATGCTGATGCTGCCGTTCTTCAACTACGCCGACGGCAACCACGACGCCATCCGCGAGATGCTCACCCACCCGGCGGGGGTCTCGGGTCTGTCCGACGGCGGCGCCCACTGCGGCATGATCTGCGATGCCTCCTACCCCACCTTCCTGCTCACGCACTGGGCCCGCGACCGGCACCGCGGCGAGAAGCTGCCTCTGGAGTTCGTCATTCGCAAGCAGTGTCATGACACGGCCGAGCTGTTCGGCCTCACCGACCGCGGCACGATCGCGGTTGGCAAGAAGGCGGATATCAACGTCATCGACATGGAAGCGCTGACCCTGCACCCGCCGCGGATGGCCTACGACCTACCGGCCGGGGGTCGACGGCTCATCCAGGGCGCCAGCGGCTACGTCGCCACCGTCGTCAGCGGGACGGTGACCCGCCGCCACGGTGTCGACACAGGTGCCCGCCCCGGCCGTTTGGTGCGCGGCGCGCGCTGA
- a CDS encoding maleylpyruvate isomerase family mycothiol-dependent enzyme yields the protein MKSADHIVALRRDGDRIAHGAEGRLDCSVPSCPGWSVADLVWHVGVVHMFWRMVASNALAGPEAWTEPDRPESADLLSWFRNGVELTATGLAELAPDARAWTWGQRQDVRFIRRRLAQETTVHCWDLVNAIGCDEPIEQFLAADGVDEFLDEVLPGLSHDLGGPTQTICLRARDSGQTWTVSAGAGSIHVTRGAAQADAAVTASAPDLLLLLWRRHSPSQLQVDGDIAALQRFLARGNF from the coding sequence ATGAAATCGGCTGATCACATCGTGGCGCTGCGCCGCGATGGTGACAGGATCGCTCATGGTGCAGAGGGTCGGCTTGACTGCAGCGTGCCAAGCTGTCCCGGATGGTCGGTCGCCGATCTGGTGTGGCATGTCGGAGTCGTCCACATGTTCTGGCGGATGGTTGCGAGCAATGCACTCGCGGGGCCGGAGGCTTGGACTGAACCCGACCGCCCCGAGAGCGCTGACCTGCTTTCGTGGTTTCGGAACGGTGTTGAACTGACCGCCACCGGCCTGGCAGAACTCGCCCCTGACGCACGGGCATGGACGTGGGGACAACGCCAGGATGTGCGGTTCATCCGACGCCGCCTGGCACAGGAAACCACTGTGCATTGCTGGGATCTCGTCAACGCCATCGGATGTGACGAGCCCATAGAGCAATTCCTCGCCGCGGATGGGGTGGATGAATTCCTCGACGAGGTTCTGCCAGGCCTCTCGCACGACCTGGGCGGGCCGACTCAAACCATCTGCCTGCGCGCCCGCGACAGCGGACAAACATGGACTGTGAGCGCAGGAGCGGGTTCCATTCACGTGACCCGAGGGGCCGCCCAGGCTGACGCTGCGGTGACTGCCAGCGCGCCGGATCTGCTGCTGCTCCTGTGGCGTCGCCACTCGCCGAGTCAATTGCAGGTGGACGGCGACATCGCTGCGCTGCAACGCTTCTTGGCCCGAGGGAACTTCTGA
- a CDS encoding LLM class flavin-dependent oxidoreductase yields MNCVAHIVAGTWRHPESQAVRYKDLEYWTDLATLLERGLFDGLFIADVLGIYDVYGGGPETALRAGAQVPVNDPMMVVSAMAAVTKNLGFGITAATSFEHPYDFARRMTTLDHLTKGRVGWNVVTGYLESAARNHGLDTITPHADRYDIADEYTEVLYKLWEGSWEDDAVGTDPARADYADPTKIHPINHFGKHFQVPGIHLCEPSPQRTPVLYQAGASTRGKQFGAENAEVIFIGAPTKEALRDAVADIRTRASDAGRDPYDVKIVNGHVAVTGATEAAAQERYEDFRRYTDPRGALALWSGWLGTDLSQFDLDDPVAVTDNEFLKSSVQMFGQGQWTLRDFIDSKAIDAEGGFTVGSPTHVADDLQEWVEETDVDGFNLTNVITPGSFIDFIDHVVPELQRREVYKTAYTEGTLRDKIFGHGPRLPESHRAARYRRVTEEAIR; encoded by the coding sequence ATGAACTGTGTCGCCCACATCGTCGCAGGTACCTGGCGGCACCCCGAATCGCAGGCCGTGCGCTACAAGGACCTCGAGTACTGGACCGACCTGGCCACGCTGTTGGAGCGCGGCCTGTTCGACGGCCTGTTCATCGCCGACGTGCTGGGCATCTACGACGTGTACGGCGGCGGGCCGGAGACCGCGCTGCGCGCGGGCGCGCAGGTACCGGTGAACGACCCGATGATGGTGGTGTCCGCCATGGCAGCGGTGACGAAGAACCTCGGATTCGGTATCACCGCCGCCACCTCCTTCGAGCACCCCTATGACTTCGCCCGCCGGATGACAACCCTGGACCACCTCACCAAGGGCCGGGTCGGTTGGAATGTCGTCACCGGGTATCTGGAGAGTGCGGCGCGCAATCATGGGCTCGACACCATCACGCCGCACGCCGACCGATACGACATCGCCGACGAGTACACCGAGGTGCTTTACAAGCTCTGGGAGGGCTCCTGGGAGGACGACGCCGTCGGCACCGACCCCGCGCGCGCCGACTACGCGGATCCCACCAAGATTCATCCAATCAATCACTTCGGCAAGCACTTTCAAGTCCCCGGGATCCACCTCTGCGAACCCTCACCGCAGCGCACCCCGGTGCTCTATCAGGCCGGCGCATCAACCCGCGGCAAGCAGTTCGGTGCCGAGAACGCCGAAGTCATCTTCATCGGGGCACCGACCAAGGAGGCACTGCGCGACGCGGTGGCCGATATCCGCACCCGAGCGTCGGACGCAGGCCGGGACCCCTACGACGTCAAGATCGTCAACGGCCACGTTGCCGTGACGGGCGCGACCGAAGCGGCGGCACAGGAGCGCTACGAGGACTTCCGTCGCTACACGGATCCGCGGGGTGCGTTAGCGCTGTGGTCGGGATGGCTCGGCACCGATCTGTCGCAGTTCGACCTCGACGACCCGGTTGCGGTCACCGACAACGAGTTCCTGAAGTCATCGGTCCAGATGTTCGGACAGGGCCAGTGGACCCTGCGCGACTTCATCGACTCGAAGGCGATCGACGCGGAAGGTGGTTTCACCGTGGGATCGCCGACCCACGTCGCCGACGATCTTCAGGAGTGGGTCGAGGAGACCGATGTCGACGGCTTCAACCTCACCAACGTCATCACTCCTGGCTCGTTCATCGACTTCATCGACCACGTCGTCCCCGAGCTGCAGCGGCGCGAGGTCTACAAGACCGCGTACACCGAGGGGACGTTGCGCGACAAGATCTTCGGGCATGGTCCACGCCTGCCCGAGAGCCACCGTGCCGCCCGCTACCGCCGAGTCACTGAAGAGGCCATCCGATGA
- a CDS encoding acyl-CoA dehydrogenase family protein, giving the protein MTSTVTAPVTYGSERLAALITAIGDGALERERTGERPFAAIDLIRRERLGALRVPRADGGGGASLRELFATVITLATADVNVAHILRGHFSHVEERLRLDEEQRRRVTALALSGAIVGNASTELGSTPAGAFTWKTQLSPDGTGFRLNGTKFFTTGTLYADYAEVIASDPDGATVIALVPTDRAGVTVLDDWDGMGQRATGTGTATFSDVAVSADEILQFAPADADTEPPALYLSGAFFQLYVTALEAGVLQALRADAVAHVHQRPRSFAWAPTPAAADDPLLQLEIGEIAAAAFAAEATVLAAADALAAAFDADVRGDDPDLKLAHEASLQAAAAKVVVDALAQKAASQIFDVGGASVVRQTHLLDRHWRNIRTLASHNPTSYKAQAIGAYHVLGTKLPGSGYF; this is encoded by the coding sequence ATGACATCGACCGTCACCGCCCCTGTCACCTACGGGTCCGAGCGGCTCGCCGCGCTGATCACCGCGATCGGCGACGGTGCCCTCGAGCGCGAACGCACCGGTGAACGACCCTTCGCCGCAATCGATCTGATCCGCCGGGAACGCCTCGGCGCGCTGCGGGTGCCGCGGGCCGACGGTGGCGGCGGTGCGAGTCTGCGCGAGCTGTTCGCGACCGTGATCACTCTGGCAACCGCAGACGTGAACGTCGCCCACATCCTGCGCGGGCACTTCTCGCACGTCGAGGAGCGCCTGCGCCTCGACGAGGAACAACGGCGGCGGGTGACGGCGCTGGCGCTGTCCGGTGCGATCGTGGGTAACGCGTCCACTGAACTCGGTTCGACACCCGCAGGCGCGTTCACGTGGAAGACCCAGCTCAGTCCGGACGGCACCGGGTTCCGTCTCAACGGCACCAAGTTCTTCACCACCGGCACCCTGTACGCCGACTACGCCGAGGTCATTGCGAGCGATCCCGACGGTGCGACGGTGATCGCCCTGGTACCCACCGACCGGGCCGGCGTGACGGTTCTCGACGACTGGGACGGCATGGGTCAGCGCGCGACCGGCACTGGAACTGCGACCTTCTCCGATGTCGCCGTTTCGGCCGATGAGATCCTGCAGTTCGCACCTGCGGACGCCGACACCGAACCGCCGGCGCTGTATCTCTCGGGCGCGTTCTTCCAGCTGTACGTGACCGCTCTGGAAGCCGGTGTGCTGCAAGCGCTGCGGGCCGACGCGGTGGCACACGTGCACCAGCGGCCCCGCAGCTTCGCGTGGGCACCGACTCCCGCGGCGGCAGATGATCCGCTGCTGCAGCTCGAGATCGGCGAGATCGCGGCCGCCGCGTTCGCCGCGGAGGCAACGGTGTTGGCGGCAGCCGATGCACTGGCCGCCGCGTTCGACGCCGACGTCCGCGGCGACGACCCCGATCTGAAACTCGCCCATGAGGCCTCGCTGCAGGCGGCGGCCGCCAAGGTCGTCGTGGATGCCCTCGCGCAGAAGGCGGCGTCGCAGATCTTCGACGTCGGCGGCGCATCGGTGGTGCGCCAGACCCATCTGCTGGACCGGCACTGGCGCAACATCCGGACGCTGGCGTCGCACAACCCGACTTCCTACAAGGCGCAGGCCATCGGGGCATACCACGTCCTCGGCACGAAACTGCCGGGAAGCGGCTACTTCTGA
- a CDS encoding TetR/AcrR family transcriptional regulator: MELVAELGFDQVTVEQISDRAGVSVGTFLECFPTKESAVVTGMPPFSAEAIALFRAGRGARDLYADLAALAASQIAEDLDSDAEFLAAAKVVMDVPALTYRVLKDFAVLEGRLADLIAERLRLDVSTRRVQMIAATFMSAVRVALTRWGSHPNRVNLYDEIRWCAAELDDARDLAA, encoded by the coding sequence GTGGAATTGGTCGCTGAGCTCGGCTTCGATCAGGTCACGGTGGAGCAGATCAGCGATCGTGCCGGAGTCTCGGTGGGCACCTTTCTCGAGTGTTTTCCGACCAAGGAATCCGCGGTGGTGACCGGCATGCCGCCGTTCAGCGCCGAGGCGATTGCGCTGTTTCGTGCCGGTCGCGGAGCGCGGGACCTCTACGCCGATTTGGCTGCGTTGGCGGCCAGTCAGATTGCCGAGGATCTGGACAGTGACGCGGAGTTTCTGGCCGCCGCCAAGGTCGTCATGGACGTTCCCGCGCTGACCTACCGAGTGCTCAAGGATTTCGCGGTGCTGGAGGGACGGCTCGCTGACCTGATCGCCGAACGGCTCCGACTCGACGTCTCCACGCGACGTGTGCAAATGATCGCCGCGACGTTCATGTCGGCAGTCCGGGTGGCCCTGACGCGATGGGGATCGCATCCGAACCGCGTCAATCTCTACGATGAAATCCGCTGGTGTGCCGCAGAACTCGATGACGCTCGAGACCTGGCCGCCTAG
- a CDS encoding TetR/AcrR family transcriptional regulator, translating into MRTRGWGGATPASDEEASARILAAAKSAIDTQGIEVSLADVARDLGVTRQTVYRYYPSTEALLVAAAMDSANGFLDDLAHHLTGITDPAVAIVEAMIFTLDLLQQDKYIRLLLTPERSGAFIASVTSDASLQLGNSMLLRYDVDWQAAGFDDTDLHELNEHAMRILQSLIADPGRPPRTGDALRGYLQRWIGAAVEHRMCRR; encoded by the coding sequence ATGCGGACACGCGGGTGGGGCGGTGCGACGCCTGCGAGCGACGAGGAGGCCAGCGCGCGCATCCTTGCGGCCGCCAAATCCGCGATCGACACGCAGGGCATCGAGGTCAGCCTCGCCGACGTCGCCCGCGATCTCGGTGTGACGCGCCAGACCGTGTACCGGTACTACCCCAGCACCGAGGCACTGTTGGTGGCGGCGGCGATGGACTCGGCCAACGGATTCCTCGACGATCTCGCACACCACCTGACCGGCATCACCGACCCCGCCGTAGCGATCGTCGAAGCCATGATCTTCACCCTCGATCTGCTCCAGCAGGACAAGTACATCCGGCTGCTGCTCACGCCCGAACGCTCCGGAGCGTTCATTGCGTCGGTCACCTCCGATGCATCCCTGCAGCTCGGTAACTCGATGCTGCTGCGCTACGACGTCGACTGGCAGGCAGCAGGATTCGACGACACCGATCTCCATGAGCTCAACGAACACGCGATGCGCATTCTGCAGTCGTTGATCGCCGACCCCGGGCGGCCACCTCGCACCGGCGACGCACTGCGGGGATACCTCCAGCGCTGGATTGGGGCGGCGGTCGAACACCGCATGTGTCGGCGCTGA
- a CDS encoding TetR family transcriptional regulator: MVNSVGLRERRRRQTSLEIHRAALELASERGFDNVTVEEIATAAGVSPRTFFNYFTTKESAIVHAPLDITVEQAAEFVASERTRHSEILDDAIAVISAGLAESPPSRRQMADLRTVALNSVTVSSAVLAEFDAFQRRLAVLVAQRTGAEPDDDIPVLIASLALTVVRVGMDRWATIDSEESDSPVPHVQHAARLVQGFFSAPER; encoded by the coding sequence GTGGTGAATTCGGTCGGTTTGAGAGAGCGCCGCCGCCGCCAGACGAGTCTGGAGATCCATCGTGCAGCCCTGGAGTTGGCCAGCGAGCGAGGCTTCGACAATGTGACCGTTGAGGAGATCGCGACTGCCGCTGGTGTCTCGCCGCGCACCTTCTTCAACTATTTCACGACCAAGGAATCCGCGATTGTCCATGCGCCGCTGGATATTACGGTGGAGCAGGCCGCCGAGTTCGTTGCATCCGAGCGGACCCGCCACTCCGAGATCCTCGATGACGCGATCGCCGTGATCAGTGCAGGCCTGGCGGAGAGCCCGCCCAGCCGACGGCAGATGGCTGACCTGCGCACCGTCGCACTGAACAGTGTGACCGTGAGTTCGGCCGTACTCGCCGAGTTCGACGCCTTTCAGCGCAGGCTCGCGGTCTTGGTCGCGCAGCGGACGGGTGCGGAACCCGACGACGACATTCCCGTCCTGATCGCGTCCCTCGCGCTCACTGTCGTGCGGGTGGGAATGGATCGCTGGGCAACCATCGACTCCGAGGAGAGTGACAGCCCGGTGCCACACGTGCAGCACGCCGCCCGCTTGGTGCAGGGCTTCTTCTCGGCCCCCGAGCGCTGA